A DNA window from Pedomonas mirosovicensis contains the following coding sequences:
- a CDS encoding SDR family oxidoreductase has product MSLKIADLFSVSGKVVLVTGGSRGLGEIFARAYVENGAKVYISARKAEACDALAQELSAYGTCISLPADLSRMEEIERLAGELDAREEKLHILINNAGSSWSAKLDSFPEHGWDKVMNLNVKSVFFTTQKLMPLLAAAGTDDDWARVINIGSIEGLHVSELDAPSYSTSKAAVIHLSRVLAAKLAPSRIAVNAVAPGYFLSKLTEGLGEEYLNGVASASRMGRLGRPEDMAGIALYLGSRASGFVTGAVIPVDGGLATTA; this is encoded by the coding sequence ATGAGCCTGAAGATTGCAGACCTTTTCTCCGTTTCCGGCAAGGTTGTCTTGGTCACCGGCGGCAGCCGCGGCCTTGGCGAGATTTTCGCCCGCGCCTACGTCGAGAACGGCGCGAAGGTCTACATTTCGGCCCGCAAGGCAGAGGCCTGCGACGCCCTGGCGCAGGAGCTGTCGGCCTATGGCACCTGCATCTCCCTGCCTGCCGACCTCAGCCGGATGGAGGAGATCGAGCGGCTGGCCGGCGAACTCGATGCCCGCGAGGAGAAGCTGCACATTCTCATCAACAATGCCGGCTCATCCTGGTCGGCCAAGCTCGATAGCTTTCCCGAGCACGGCTGGGACAAGGTGATGAATCTCAACGTCAAGTCGGTGTTCTTCACCACCCAGAAGCTGATGCCGCTGCTTGCCGCCGCCGGCACGGACGACGATTGGGCGCGGGTCATCAACATCGGCTCCATCGAGGGCCTGCACGTCTCGGAGCTGGACGCTCCGTCCTATTCCACCTCCAAGGCCGCCGTCATCCACCTGAGCCGCGTGCTCGCCGCCAAGCTGGCCCCGTCCAGGATTGCCGTCAACGCGGTGGCGCCGGGCTATTTCCTCAGCAAGCTGACCGAAGGGCTGGGCGAGGAGTATCTGAACGGCGTGGCCTCCGCCAGCCGCATGGGCCGCCTTGGCCGACCGGAGGACATGGCGGGCATTGCCCTCTACCTCGGCTCGCGCGCCAGCGGCTTCGTGACCGGGGCGGTGATTCCGGTGGACGGCGGGCTCGCCACGACTGCCTGA
- a CDS encoding FliM/FliN family flagellar motor switch protein: MSAVDKVKLEISVVLGRTRMPIKHLLKMGRGAVIDLDARHDDPVWIYANNELIARGEIVLLGERIGVTIVERVRRAA; this comes from the coding sequence ATGAGCGCCGTTGACAAGGTCAAGCTGGAGATCTCTGTCGTTCTTGGCCGGACCAGAATGCCGATCAAGCATCTCTTGAAAATGGGCCGTGGCGCGGTCATCGACCTGGATGCGCGCCATGACGATCCGGTGTGGATTTACGCCAACAATGAGCTGATCGCCAGAGGCGAAATCGTGCTGCTGGGCGAGCGCATCGGCGTCACCATCGTCGAGCGGGTGCGCCGCGCCGCGTAA
- a CDS encoding GMC family oxidoreductase, translating to MAARWDYIIVGAGSAGCVLANRLSENPRNRVLLVEAGGPDKDLLIRMPLGVAQLVPPGRSPHNWEYWTAPQPQLDGRRLYWPRGKVLGGSSSINAMVYARGHPSDYDTWARLGCTGWSWDDVAPYFLRAEDSERGPSAHHGVGGPLRTSTRCLPSPLVEAFLQAGRELALPDTDDFNGPVFEGLGRYDSTTGNGERWSAARAWLRPALSRPNLSVLTNAVAERIVFTEGRAAGLLVQRGEERQVYPVSGEILLAGGTINTPQLLMLSGIGPGDHLQDMGLAVVRHAPGVGGNLQDHLDVTLRWTCEAPISLLRYRYGLPRLLTGLSWMAGRRGVAGYIPTPAGGFLKSRGQLAVPDLQLHFMCSLGNPHVREEMNRHGFQIHVCHLRPLSRGTIRLASPDPARHPVIDPGYLRSEADLEALLAGVVLTRRIGNAAAFRPFGSAELEPGAIHSRDDLVAFIRASAETIYHPVGTARMGNDEQAVVDPRLRVRGVEGLRVVDASIMPVLVSGNTNAPTMMIADKAADMILEDSARLAA from the coding sequence ATGGCCGCGCGTTGGGACTACATCATCGTGGGCGCTGGCTCTGCGGGCTGCGTGCTTGCCAACCGTCTGAGCGAGAACCCCCGCAACCGGGTGCTGCTGGTCGAGGCAGGCGGGCCTGACAAGGACCTGTTGATCCGCATGCCGCTGGGGGTAGCCCAGCTGGTGCCGCCCGGTCGCTCGCCGCACAACTGGGAATACTGGACCGCACCCCAGCCGCAGCTGGATGGCCGCCGCCTCTACTGGCCGCGCGGCAAGGTGCTGGGCGGTTCCTCCTCCATCAACGCCATGGTTTATGCCCGCGGCCACCCGTCAGACTATGACACCTGGGCGCGACTCGGCTGCACGGGCTGGAGCTGGGATGACGTGGCCCCTTATTTCCTGCGCGCGGAGGATAGTGAACGGGGCCCCAGCGCCCACCACGGCGTTGGCGGGCCGCTGCGAACCTCCACCCGTTGCCTGCCGAGCCCGCTGGTCGAGGCCTTTCTGCAAGCCGGGCGCGAGCTTGCCCTGCCTGATACCGACGATTTCAATGGCCCGGTGTTCGAAGGGCTTGGCCGCTATGATTCCACCACTGGCAACGGCGAGCGCTGGTCTGCCGCCCGCGCCTGGCTGCGCCCGGCCCTCTCCCGACCCAATCTGAGCGTGCTGACCAATGCCGTGGCGGAGCGGATCGTATTCACCGAGGGCCGCGCCGCAGGTCTCCTCGTCCAGCGAGGCGAGGAACGGCAGGTCTACCCTGTTTCCGGGGAAATCCTGCTTGCGGGCGGCACCATTAATACGCCCCAGCTGCTCATGCTCTCCGGCATCGGGCCGGGCGATCACCTGCAGGACATGGGCCTTGCGGTTGTCCGCCATGCGCCGGGCGTCGGCGGCAACCTGCAGGACCACCTGGACGTTACCCTGCGCTGGACCTGCGAGGCCCCCATTTCGCTGCTGCGCTACCGTTATGGCCTGCCGCGCCTGCTCACCGGCCTCAGCTGGATGGCGGGGCGAAGAGGCGTTGCCGGCTACATTCCAACGCCTGCGGGCGGGTTCCTCAAATCGCGCGGCCAACTTGCCGTGCCTGATCTCCAGCTGCATTTCATGTGCAGCCTCGGCAATCCGCATGTGCGGGAGGAGATGAACCGCCACGGCTTCCAGATCCACGTCTGTCACCTGCGGCCGCTGTCGCGCGGCACCATCCGCCTCGCCTCGCCCGATCCTGCCCGGCATCCGGTCATCGATCCCGGCTACCTGCGGTCGGAGGCGGACCTGGAAGCCCTGCTGGCGGGCGTCGTGCTGACGCGCCGCATCGGCAACGCGGCAGCCTTCAGACCGTTTGGCAGCGCCGAGCTTGAACCGGGCGCGATTCACAGCCGCGATGATCTGGTCGCCTTCATCCGCGCATCAGCAGAGACCATCTACCACCCGGTGGGCACCGCCCGCATGGGCAACGACGAGCAGGCGGTGGTCGATCCGCGCCTTCGGGTGCGCGGGGTCGAGGGCCTGCGGGTCGTCGATGCCTCGATCATGCCGGTTCTCGTCTCCGGCAACACCAACGCGCCGACCATGATGATCGCGGACAAGGCCGCCGACATGATTCTGGAAGACAGCGCGCGCCTCGCGGCCTGA
- a CDS encoding acetolactate synthase 3 large subunit yields the protein MHGEPMPGAEIIVQALVDLGVEVVFGYPGGAVLPIYDALFRQNRIRHILARHEQGAVHAAEGYARSTGKPGVVLVTSGPGATNAVTGITDALLDSIPIVVLTGQVATHLIGNDAFQECDTVGITRHCSKHNYLVKDAGRLGDVIHEAFYIATNGRPGPVVVDIPKDVQIAKATYRNPGKIEHKTYRPTIKGEMTDIEAAIELMLNAERPVLYTGGGIINAGPEAAQLLQELQRVTGFPVTSTLMGLGAFPSQSPAFLGMLGMHGTYEANLATHGADVLVCLGARFDDRVTGRVDLFSPNSKKIHVDIDRSSINKNVLVDIGIVGDVGRVMEDMIALWKAKAQGPKPLTDWWGQINAWRERKCLAYRQTGEVILPQHAISRLYEATKDKSPIITTEVGQHQMWAAQYFGFEKPNKWLTSGGLGTMGYGLPAAIGAQMGNPDALVIDIAGEASILMNIQEMSTAKQYRLPVKVFILNNEYMGMVRQWQDLTYEGRYSESYSEALPDFVKLAEAYGWTGLRIETTSELEAGIKAMLETPGPVMVDCRVAKLENCFPMVPSGAGHNEMILSPEQVSGELSEEAQALV from the coding sequence ATGCACGGCGAGCCGATGCCCGGTGCGGAGATCATCGTTCAGGCCCTGGTGGACCTGGGCGTGGAGGTCGTATTCGGATACCCTGGCGGCGCTGTCCTTCCCATCTACGACGCACTTTTCCGGCAGAACCGGATTCGCCATATCCTCGCCCGTCATGAGCAGGGCGCGGTCCACGCAGCGGAGGGCTATGCCCGTTCCACCGGCAAGCCGGGCGTGGTGCTGGTCACCTCCGGCCCCGGCGCGACCAATGCCGTCACCGGCATTACGGATGCGCTGCTGGATTCGATTCCCATCGTCGTGCTGACCGGTCAGGTCGCCACGCACCTGATCGGCAATGACGCCTTCCAGGAGTGCGATACGGTCGGCATCACCCGCCACTGCTCGAAGCACAATTATCTGGTGAAGGACGCCGGCCGCCTGGGCGATGTGATTCACGAGGCCTTCTACATCGCCACCAATGGCCGTCCCGGCCCGGTGGTGGTCGATATCCCGAAGGACGTGCAGATCGCCAAGGCGACCTACCGCAATCCGGGCAAGATCGAGCACAAGACCTACCGCCCCACGATCAAGGGCGAGATGACGGACATCGAGGCCGCCATCGAGTTAATGCTGAATGCGGAGCGCCCCGTGCTCTACACCGGCGGCGGCATCATCAATGCGGGCCCCGAAGCGGCGCAGCTGCTGCAGGAATTGCAGCGCGTCACCGGCTTCCCGGTCACCTCGACACTGATGGGCCTGGGGGCGTTTCCGTCCCAGTCGCCCGCGTTCCTCGGGATGCTGGGGATGCACGGCACCTATGAGGCCAACCTCGCCACCCACGGCGCGGATGTGCTGGTTTGTCTGGGCGCGCGGTTCGATGACCGCGTGACCGGCCGGGTCGACCTGTTCTCGCCGAACTCGAAGAAGATCCACGTCGATATCGACCGCTCGTCCATCAACAAGAACGTGCTCGTCGACATCGGCATCGTCGGCGACGTCGGCCGGGTGATGGAGGACATGATCGCCCTGTGGAAGGCCAAGGCCCAGGGCCCGAAGCCGCTCACCGATTGGTGGGGCCAGATCAACGCCTGGCGCGAGCGCAAGTGCCTGGCCTATCGCCAGACCGGCGAGGTCATCCTGCCGCAGCACGCCATCTCGCGCCTCTATGAGGCGACGAAGGACAAGAGCCCGATCATCACCACGGAAGTCGGCCAACACCAGATGTGGGCGGCCCAGTATTTCGGATTCGAGAAGCCCAACAAGTGGCTCACCTCCGGCGGTCTCGGCACCATGGGCTACGGCCTGCCGGCGGCCATCGGCGCGCAGATGGGCAATCCGGATGCGCTGGTCATCGACATCGCGGGCGAAGCCTCGATCCTGATGAACATTCAGGAGATGTCCACCGCCAAGCAGTACCGCCTGCCGGTCAAGGTGTTCATCCTCAACAACGAATACATGGGCATGGTCCGCCAGTGGCAGGACCTCACCTACGAGGGCCGCTATTCGGAGAGCTACTCCGAGGCCCTGCCCGATTTCGTAAAGCTGGCCGAGGCCTATGGCTGGACCGGCCTTCGCATCGAGACCACGAGCGAGCTGGAAGCCGGCATCAAGGCGATGCTGGAAACCCCCGGCCCGGTGATGGTGGACTGCCGCGTGGCCAAGCTGGAGAACTGCTTCCCGATGGTGCCCTCGGGCGCGGGCCACAACGAGATGATTCTCAGCCCCGAGCAGGTCTCGGGCGAGCTTTCCGAGGAGGCCCAAGCCCTCGTCTGA
- the lipB gene encoding lipoyl(octanoyl) transferase LipB, producing the protein MVRETLRAGETIDATASAAEGTTALPAPELRFSPDLVPYPKALAAMEARAAAVAEGREGELVWFVEHPPLYTAGTSARPEDLRDAGRFPVFETGRGGQFTYHGPGQRVVYPILNLGARGRDLRAYVCAIESWIIDTLADFGVKGERRQGRVGVWVVREDGREEKIAAIGVRVRRWVTLHGLALNVRPDLSHYGGIVPCGLPDYGVTSLAALGKDVTLQQVDEALLRHMPAFLARFTNSGSACATGAA; encoded by the coding sequence ATGGTTAGAGAGACGTTAAGAGCGGGGGAAACGATAGACGCAACCGCATCGGCGGCAGAGGGCACAACGGCCCTGCCCGCGCCGGAGCTGCGCTTCAGCCCCGATCTGGTGCCCTACCCGAAAGCGCTGGCCGCCATGGAGGCGCGCGCCGCCGCCGTGGCCGAAGGGCGCGAAGGCGAGCTGGTCTGGTTCGTCGAGCATCCGCCGCTCTATACCGCCGGCACCAGCGCCAGGCCGGAGGACCTGCGGGACGCCGGCCGCTTTCCCGTGTTCGAGACCGGTCGTGGCGGCCAGTTCACCTATCATGGTCCCGGCCAGCGGGTGGTCTACCCCATCCTCAACCTCGGCGCGCGCGGGCGCGACCTGCGCGCCTACGTCTGCGCCATCGAGAGCTGGATCATCGACACGCTGGCGGATTTCGGCGTGAAGGGCGAGCGCCGCCAAGGGCGCGTCGGCGTCTGGGTGGTGCGGGAAGACGGGCGGGAGGAGAAGATCGCCGCCATCGGCGTGCGCGTGCGCCGCTGGGTGACGCTGCACGGGCTCGCCCTCAACGTGCGGCCGGACCTCTCCCACTACGGCGGCATCGTGCCCTGCGGCCTGCCGGATTATGGCGTCACCAGCCTCGCCGCGCTTGGCAAGGATGTCACCCTGCAACAGGTGGACGAAGCGCTCCTGCGCCACATGCCCGCCTTCCTGGCGCGCTTCACCAACAGCGGCTCCGCCTGTGCCACGGGCGCCGCATAG
- a CDS encoding EAL domain-containing protein: MRLRALGWGVTGVFVVSGCFLAGLGLAWSLTGEDRLALLTGFAFAALGALAYLVVVLERYWSDVERQIADAADVAPRLSARIAALERELAALAAQLQDRNSQNSVELTAEVEMLRVMVEQVAGARQDPADKALAPTAPKVNMLSLLQGALQESRVDLYLQPIVQLPERRVVHYESFSRLRDLRGNVISPSDYMSEAERSGLVSALDNLLLFRCINLVRKLGPRRPGVKLFVNISGRVLEDQGFLGELVNFICAHRGLGSRVALEATARDMIQLPAGSREQLTTLSRLGFVFSIDHVTDLFALDAAWLAGMNVQFVKIDASTLLEAPCPMDRAAFCAQFEEHNITLIATRVEDEDTLAKVEKLGLRQAQGFLFGEPKPARSDLDTPSRKSA; encoded by the coding sequence ATGCGGTTGCGGGCGCTTGGCTGGGGGGTAACAGGCGTTTTCGTCGTCTCGGGGTGTTTTCTTGCGGGACTCGGCCTGGCGTGGTCTCTCACCGGGGAGGACCGGCTGGCGCTGCTGACCGGCTTCGCTTTTGCTGCCCTCGGGGCGCTGGCCTATCTGGTGGTGGTGCTGGAGCGCTACTGGTCGGACGTAGAGCGGCAGATCGCAGATGCCGCCGATGTCGCCCCGCGCCTTTCTGCCCGCATTGCCGCGCTGGAACGGGAATTGGCAGCCCTGGCCGCCCAATTGCAGGACCGGAACAGCCAGAACTCCGTGGAGCTGACGGCCGAGGTCGAGATGCTGCGCGTGATGGTGGAGCAGGTGGCCGGCGCCCGGCAGGACCCGGCCGACAAAGCCCTGGCGCCTACCGCACCCAAGGTGAACATGCTCTCCCTGCTTCAGGGGGCGCTGCAGGAAAGCCGGGTCGACCTTTATCTGCAACCGATCGTGCAGCTGCCCGAACGCCGGGTGGTGCACTATGAAAGCTTCTCACGCCTGCGGGACTTGCGGGGCAATGTCATCAGCCCATCCGACTACATGAGCGAGGCGGAGCGCTCGGGGCTGGTCTCGGCGCTCGACAACCTCCTGCTCTTCCGCTGCATCAATCTGGTGCGAAAGCTGGGGCCGCGCCGGCCGGGCGTGAAGCTGTTCGTCAACATCTCCGGCCGGGTGCTGGAGGACCAGGGCTTCCTGGGTGAGCTGGTGAATTTCATCTGCGCGCATCGGGGACTGGGCAGCCGTGTGGCGCTGGAGGCCACAGCGCGAGACATGATCCAGCTTCCGGCCGGCAGCCGCGAGCAGCTGACGACGCTGAGCCGCCTCGGGTTCGTTTTTTCCATCGACCATGTGACGGACCTGTTCGCGCTGGACGCCGCCTGGCTGGCGGGCATGAACGTGCAGTTCGTCAAGATCGACGCATCCACCCTGCTGGAAGCGCCGTGCCCGATGGATCGGGCCGCCTTCTGCGCCCAGTTCGAAGAGCACAACATCACCCTCATCGCCACGCGCGTCGAGGACGAGGACACGCTGGCGAAGGTGGAAAAGCTGGGCCTGCGCCAGGCGCAGGGCTTCCTGTTCGGGGAGCCCAAGCCGGCGCGCTCTGATCTGGACACGCCAAGCCGCAAGTCGGCGTAA
- a CDS encoding low molecular weight protein-tyrosine-phosphatase has translation MEKTSVLFVCLGNICRSPVAEGVFRHLVEEAGLGEAVRIDSAGTGDWHVGCSPDPRSCAVAAKYGIDIAGLRARQISREDFSRFRFIIALDDSNLENIRAMAPMGHQARIQMLLDFVPGMEGQPVPDPYYGGEDDFEEAFRLARVGCEALLEAVRADLDKMTAGKNA, from the coding sequence GTGGAGAAGACCTCAGTATTGTTCGTGTGCCTTGGCAATATCTGCCGTTCGCCGGTGGCCGAGGGCGTATTCCGCCATCTGGTCGAGGAAGCCGGCCTCGGGGAGGCGGTGAGGATTGATTCCGCCGGCACAGGCGACTGGCACGTGGGCTGCAGCCCGGACCCGCGCAGCTGCGCGGTGGCGGCCAAGTACGGTATCGATATCGCCGGCCTCAGGGCACGCCAGATCAGCCGCGAGGATTTCAGCCGTTTCCGGTTCATCATCGCGCTGGATGACAGCAATCTGGAGAATATCCGCGCCATGGCGCCGATGGGGCATCAGGCCCGCATTCAAATGCTGCTGGATTTCGTCCCCGGCATGGAGGGTCAACCGGTGCCCGATCCCTACTACGGCGGCGAGGATGACTTTGAGGAAGCCTTCCGCCTGGCCCGGGTGGGATGCGAGGCGCTGCTGGAGGCGGTGCGCGCCGACCTGGACAAGATGACAGCGGGCAAGAACGCCTGA
- a CDS encoding choice-of-anchor L family PEP-CTERM protein, producing MRLLGLAAVAVFSVGIASAAQAVPAFTDLTTTTPEALANLLLAENSGITINSVAYTGANVASGSFTNGNSSNIGFDSGVALTSGTLNTLPTSFNTNNVALPNPALEEYNGGNPTFNASTLTIEFTPVGNEVSLLYVFGSNDYQFSVGTAFNDVFAAEVNGENRALVPGTDLPVTINTVNCGDFAGNNAANCDLFRDNRFGDITDLDLEGLTQIFELTASVTPGAINTLILSIADSSDSFFDSVAFLQAGSFVSCGGPGLPECDGGPGPGPEPVPEPGTIGLLGLAVLGAAALRRSRRAQ from the coding sequence ATGCGTTTGCTCGGACTTGCGGCTGTAGCTGTATTCTCCGTCGGCATCGCGAGCGCTGCCCAGGCAGTCCCCGCCTTCACCGATCTGACCACGACAACGCCGGAGGCACTGGCCAACCTTCTCCTGGCGGAGAACTCCGGTATCACGATCAATTCCGTCGCTTATACCGGCGCGAACGTCGCCTCGGGATCGTTCACCAACGGCAACAGTTCGAACATTGGTTTCGACAGCGGCGTCGCGCTGACAAGTGGCACTCTCAACACCCTGCCCACCAGCTTCAACACCAACAACGTGGCGCTCCCCAACCCGGCGCTCGAGGAATACAATGGCGGCAACCCGACGTTCAACGCCTCCACGCTGACCATCGAGTTCACGCCGGTCGGCAATGAGGTCTCGCTGCTCTACGTATTCGGCTCGAACGACTACCAGTTTTCCGTCGGCACCGCCTTCAACGACGTGTTCGCCGCCGAGGTAAACGGAGAGAACCGGGCACTGGTGCCGGGGACGGACCTGCCCGTCACCATCAACACCGTGAACTGCGGTGATTTTGCCGGCAACAATGCCGCCAACTGCGACCTGTTCCGCGACAACCGCTTCGGCGACATCACGGACCTGGATCTGGAAGGCCTGACGCAGATTTTCGAACTGACAGCGAGCGTCACGCCGGGGGCGATCAACACCCTGATCCTCTCGATCGCCGACAGCTCCGACTCTTTCTTCGATTCCGTCGCCTTCCTGCAGGCGGGCTCCTTCGTCAGCTGCGGCGGCCCTGGCCTGCCGGAGTGCGATGGCGGACCGGGCCCCGGACCGGAACCGGTGCCGGAGCCGGGGACGATCGGCCTTCTTGGCCTTGCCGTGCTGGGCGCGGCGGCCCTGCGCCGTTCGCGTCGCGCACAGTAG
- a CDS encoding choice-of-anchor L domain-containing protein → MHTFKLVAVALLAGGISGTAAAAPVFTDMNSASAMDMANALLSSGSGITVNSASYAGAGSASGLFSNGNSSNIGIDQGIVLSSGLLGNMGSNFNTDNGAGGNPLLGAYNGGRSTYNASTLTIQFTPQGNQITFSYVFASAEYPDYVNDSYNDVFAFLVNGENRALVPGSNSPVSINTVNCGDENGTSPTNCDLFRDNRNGDLSDLDLGGFTLAFDIVANVTPGEVNTLVLSIADTWDEAFDSAVFLRGGSLTVCGGPNQPPCNPQQVSEPGMLGIGAFALFGIVGLRRSRRRG, encoded by the coding sequence ATGCACACGTTCAAGCTTGTTGCCGTTGCGTTGCTGGCGGGTGGAATCAGCGGCACTGCCGCCGCCGCCCCGGTCTTTACCGACATGAATTCCGCATCGGCGATGGATATGGCCAATGCGCTGCTCTCCTCGGGCAGCGGCATCACCGTCAATTCCGCCTCCTATGCCGGTGCGGGCAGCGCGTCCGGCCTGTTCAGCAACGGCAACAGCTCCAACATTGGCATCGACCAGGGGATCGTGCTCAGCTCCGGTCTGCTCGGCAACATGGGCTCCAACTTCAACACCGACAACGGTGCCGGCGGCAACCCGCTGCTGGGCGCATACAACGGCGGCCGCTCGACCTACAATGCCTCGACCCTGACCATCCAGTTCACGCCGCAGGGCAACCAGATCACCTTCTCCTACGTCTTCGCCTCGGCCGAATATCCGGATTACGTCAATGACAGCTACAATGACGTGTTCGCCTTCCTGGTGAACGGCGAAAACCGGGCGTTGGTGCCGGGCTCGAACTCGCCGGTCTCCATCAACACGGTGAACTGCGGCGACGAGAACGGCACCAGTCCCACCAATTGCGACCTGTTCCGCGACAACCGGAACGGCGATCTCAGCGATCTCGACCTGGGCGGCTTTACCCTGGCGTTCGACATCGTCGCCAACGTGACGCCGGGTGAAGTCAACACCCTCGTCCTGTCCATTGCCGATACCTGGGACGAGGCCTTTGACTCCGCCGTGTTCCTGCGTGGCGGCTCCCTCACCGTCTGCGGCGGCCCCAACCAGCCGCCGTGCAATCCGCAGCAGGTCTCCGAGCCCGGAATGCTCGGTATCGGCGCTTTCGCGCTCTTCGGCATCGTCGGCCTGCGCCGCTCGCGCCGCCGGGGCTGA
- the ilvC gene encoding ketol-acid reductoisomerase, with protein MRVYYDRDADVNLIKTKKIAIVGYGSQGHAHAQNLRDSGVQEIAIALRAGSPSAKKAEAAGFKVLSNKEAAQWADILMILAPDEHQAAIWENDLKGNMKPGAALAFAHGLNVHFGLIEPQADTDVIMIAPKGPGHTVRGEYVKGGGVPCLIAVHQDVTGNAHDVALAYASGVGGGRSGIIETNFREECETDLFGEQAVLCGGLTHLIQAGFETLVEAGYAPEMAYFECLHEVKLIVDLMYEGGIANMRYSISNTAEYGDITTGPRIITDETKAEMKRVLADIQSGRFVKNFVLDNRAGQPELKASRKAAAAHPIEKVGSELRAMMPWIGSNKLVDKAKN; from the coding sequence ATGCGGGTCTATTACGATCGCGACGCCGACGTGAACCTGATCAAGACCAAGAAGATCGCCATTGTCGGCTATGGCAGCCAGGGCCACGCCCACGCTCAGAACCTGCGGGATTCGGGCGTGCAGGAAATCGCCATCGCGCTTCGTGCGGGCTCGCCTTCCGCCAAGAAGGCCGAAGCCGCCGGCTTCAAGGTGCTGAGCAACAAGGAAGCCGCCCAGTGGGCCGACATCCTGATGATCCTGGCGCCGGACGAGCATCAGGCCGCCATCTGGGAGAACGACCTGAAGGGCAACATGAAGCCGGGCGCGGCGCTGGCCTTCGCCCATGGCCTCAACGTGCACTTCGGTCTCATCGAGCCGCAGGCGGATACGGACGTCATCATGATCGCGCCGAAGGGCCCCGGCCACACCGTGCGCGGTGAATATGTGAAGGGCGGCGGCGTGCCGTGCCTCATCGCCGTCCACCAGGACGTGACCGGCAACGCCCATGACGTGGCGCTGGCCTACGCCTCGGGCGTCGGCGGCGGCCGCTCGGGCATCATCGAGACCAACTTCCGTGAAGAGTGCGAGACCGACCTGTTCGGCGAGCAGGCGGTGCTGTGCGGCGGCCTCACCCACCTCATCCAGGCGGGCTTCGAGACGCTGGTCGAGGCCGGCTACGCGCCGGAGATGGCCTACTTCGAGTGCCTGCACGAGGTGAAGCTGATCGTCGACCTGATGTACGAGGGCGGCATCGCCAACATGCGCTACTCGATCTCCAACACCGCCGAGTATGGCGACATCACGACGGGTCCGCGCATCATCACCGATGAGACCAAGGCGGAGATGAAGCGCGTGCTGGCCGATATCCAGTCCGGCCGCTTCGTGAAGAACTTCGTGCTCGATAACCGCGCCGGCCAGCCGGAGCTGAAGGCTTCGCGCAAGGCCGCCGCTGCCCACCCGATCGAGAAGGTCGGCTCCGAGCTGCGCGCCATGATGCCGTGGATCGGCTCCAACAAGCTGGTCGACAAGGCCAAGAACTAA
- the ilvN gene encoding acetolactate synthase small subunit has translation MLQQNSPIERHTLSVLVDNEAGVLARVIGLFSSRGYNIDSLTVAEVTHDQLISRITIVTSGTPIVIEQIKAQLERLVPVHSVADLTVQGPHVEREMALVKVTGQGEKRVEALRLADIYRARVVDASTHSFVFELTGSTEKVNTFIELMRELGLAEVVRTGVVAIARGVTTLRHP, from the coding sequence ATGTTGCAGCAGAACAGCCCCATCGAACGCCATACGCTCAGCGTCCTCGTCGATAACGAGGCGGGCGTCCTTGCGCGGGTGATCGGCCTCTTCTCCAGCCGCGGCTACAACATCGACAGCCTCACCGTGGCCGAGGTCACGCACGACCAGCTCATCAGCCGCATCACCATCGTCACCTCCGGCACGCCAATCGTCATCGAGCAGATCAAGGCGCAGCTGGAGCGGCTGGTGCCGGTGCACTCGGTGGCGGACCTCACCGTCCAGGGCCCGCATGTGGAGCGGGAAATGGCGCTGGTGAAGGTGACCGGCCAGGGCGAGAAGCGGGTCGAGGCGCTGCGCCTCGCCGATATCTACCGCGCCCGCGTGGTCGATGCCTCCACCCACAGCTTCGTGTTCGAGCTGACCGGCTCCACGGAGAAGGTGAACACCTTCATCGAACTGATGCGCGAACTCGGCCTCGCCGAGGTTGTTCGCACCGGTGTCGTCGCCATCGCGCGCGGCGTTACCACCCTCAGGCATCCCTGA